A part of Chloroflexota bacterium genomic DNA contains:
- a CDS encoding DUF554 domain-containing protein, with product MIGTFINVGTILLGSIVGVSIGSRLSPKLRNTIVAGLGLFTFGYGLITFIDTANPLVPLGGLLIGALLGEWWKVEEGLEKLGFFLRSKFMPKEDGEGGDSRFVEGFVTASLVFVIGPIAILGSIQNGLTGNYEMLAIKAILDGFASIAFASSLGIGVAFSAFSILVYQGAITLLAGFFSQYFSTAMMNEMTAVGGLILMAIAISSLLEIKKIRTGSFLPALFTTPLITWLLERFFGGL from the coding sequence TTGATTGGTACATTCATTAATGTTGGCACGATCTTATTAGGTTCAATTGTTGGCGTAAGCATTGGTTCCAGACTTTCTCCTAAACTGCGCAACACGATTGTTGCCGGTCTGGGACTTTTTACCTTTGGCTATGGCCTGATAACATTTATTGACACTGCTAACCCTCTGGTGCCATTGGGGGGCTTGTTGATTGGTGCGCTTTTGGGTGAATGGTGGAAGGTTGAAGAAGGCCTGGAAAAGTTGGGTTTCTTCTTGAGATCCAAATTCATGCCCAAAGAGGATGGCGAGGGTGGGGATTCCCGTTTCGTTGAGGGATTCGTGACCGCTTCTCTGGTCTTTGTGATCGGACCGATTGCTATTTTAGGTTCCATTCAAAACGGCCTGACAGGAAATTATGAGATGCTGGCGATCAAAGCCATTTTGGATGGTTTCGCCTCCATCGCTTTTGCGTCCTCACTGGGGATTGGAGTGGCCTTTTCTGCGTTTTCCATTCTGGTTTACCAAGGCGCCATTACGTTATTGGCCGGCTTCTTCAGCCAGTATTTCTCAACTGCGATGATGAACGAAATGACTGCAGTTGGGGGCCTGATCCTGATGGCGATTGCCATTTCCAGTCTATTGGAGATCAAGAAGATACGTACGGGGAGCTTTTTGCCAGCTTTGTTCACCACACCTTTGATCACCTGGCTGCTTGAGCGCTTCTTCGGGGGGCTTTAA
- a CDS encoding DsbA family protein, whose amino-acid sequence MGTDLSKRELLRQNRIQQKRHKTTTFLLVSLAAVILVLLLIFLPDMLLKLSEPGFPMGDPDAPVTVYEFSSYTCSHCYDFNVNATEDFFTKYVDTGLVYFVYVNLPANSESSLLAAEASYCADDQGKFYEFKDQIFPYSAGGMTFTEASLANFASLAGMDPDTFQSCMESDKFISAYDKDISFASANGVTATPTFLVNGTDLVTTNELESTIEKYLNN is encoded by the coding sequence ATGGGTACTGACTTAAGCAAACGAGAGCTATTGCGCCAGAATCGCATTCAACAAAAAAGACATAAAACGACGACCTTTCTATTAGTCAGTCTGGCAGCGGTTATCCTCGTTCTATTGCTGATATTCCTGCCTGATATGCTTCTTAAACTTTCCGAACCTGGATTCCCAATGGGTGACCCTGATGCCCCTGTCACTGTCTATGAATTCTCCAGCTATACCTGCAGCCATTGTTATGATTTCAACGTGAATGCAACTGAAGACTTCTTCACAAAATATGTGGATACCGGTTTAGTTTATTTTGTTTATGTCAACCTTCCAGCCAATTCTGAAAGCTCTCTCCTGGCTGCTGAGGCTTCCTACTGTGCTGATGATCAGGGGAAATTCTATGAATTCAAGGATCAAATCTTCCCCTACAGCGCCGGTGGGATGACCTTCACCGAAGCGAGCCTGGCCAATTTCGCCAGTTTAGCCGGAATGGACCCCGATACCTTCCAAAGCTGTATGGAAAGCGATAAATTTATCAGCGCTTATGACAAGGATATTAGTTTTGCTTCTGCCAATGGTGTCACAGCAACCCCGACCTTCCTGGTCAACGGCACAGATCTGGTGACGACCAATGAGCTGGAATCAACCATTGAGAAATATCTAAACAATTAA
- a CDS encoding ParA family protein — MGKIYTIVNQKGGVGKTTTAINLGAYLGYFGQRVLIVDIDPQANATACLGVEKNTIEGGTYEVLIGAQPILSQILHNPRFKLSLLPSSPALAGSEIEMIDLPQREFRLQQVLEPIRYRYDYILIDCPPSLGLLTLNGLVAAQDGVLIPVQCEYLALEGLGQLTQTIDRVKSALAKELKIRGVILTMYDARTNLSADVIHEVKRFFGKQVFDSVVPRSIRLAEAPSYGMPIAVYAPGSSGAQAYAALAKELLVSDDVKVPIVQEAN, encoded by the coding sequence TTGGGAAAAATCTATACGATTGTGAATCAAAAAGGCGGTGTGGGAAAGACCACCACTGCCATCAACCTGGGCGCTTACTTGGGTTATTTCGGTCAGCGCGTGCTGATCGTGGACATCGACCCCCAGGCCAACGCCACGGCCTGCCTTGGTGTTGAGAAGAACACCATTGAAGGCGGCACCTATGAGGTACTGATCGGCGCTCAGCCCATCCTTTCCCAAATCCTGCACAATCCCCGCTTCAAGCTCTCCCTCCTGCCCTCCTCACCTGCCCTGGCCGGCTCTGAAATCGAGATGATCGACCTTCCGCAAAGAGAATTCCGGCTCCAGCAGGTGCTTGAACCGATCCGCTATCGCTATGACTACATCCTGATCGATTGCCCGCCTTCATTAGGTTTGCTGACCCTCAACGGGCTCGTGGCAGCTCAGGATGGCGTCCTGATCCCGGTTCAATGTGAATACCTCGCTCTGGAAGGTCTGGGCCAGCTGACTCAGACCATTGATCGTGTCAAAAGCGCCCTGGCAAAGGAATTGAAAATCCGGGGCGTGATCCTCACCATGTATGACGCTCGCACCAACCTCTCCGCCGATGTCATCCATGAAGTAAAGCGTTTTTTCGGAAAGCAAGTCTTCGATTCCGTTGTCCCCCGTTCAATCCGGCTGGCTGAAGCCCCCTCTTATGGGATGCCCATTGCCGTTTATGCCCCCGGATCCAGCGGTGCCCAGGCCTACGCAGCCCTCGCCAAGGAATTGCTTGTTTCCGATGATGTCAAGGTACCAATTGTGCAGGAGGCAAACTAA
- a CDS encoding amidohydrolase — protein sequence MKILYNATLFAPDFPGATALALAHGQIVAVGTDVEILDAFPLAEEKLNLNGLTLWPGLTDAHVHLKYLAESRAIVNCETATRAECLARIEAAAQQLPVGAWIRGHGWNHNQWPEGLGTAALLDQVSHGHPAYLSAKSLHIGWSNNKALALAGLSDSSPDPEGGILQRDQEGHLTGILFEAEAVDLVLDVIPESTKDTLKNQIQALIPELLQVGLVGVHDFDGMDCWLALQELQQENKLNFHVRKGIPFDHLDAFIGAGLRSDYGDDTLQVGSVKLFSDGALGSQTAAMLAPFEGTNNTGALLLSEDEIFEIGKKTSQNGLSLAIHAIGDRANRVVLNAYTKLRDFEQEQRLPHFQHRIEHVQILSPEDLPRLAELDIVASVQPVHAPSDMDMADHFLGKRAALSYAYRSLKATGAEMVFGSDAPVEPVNPFHGLHAAVTRCRLDGSPGSDGWYPQERLSLADALDGFSSAPARIANRGTRQGRIIPGAKADLILLKDDPFTLDSHEIGAIQPLATMINQDWVYLHPDLSIGV from the coding sequence ATGAAAATCCTATATAACGCAACTCTCTTTGCGCCGGATTTCCCTGGCGCAACAGCCCTGGCCCTGGCACACGGGCAGATTGTCGCGGTTGGCACCGATGTTGAAATTCTGGATGCCTTTCCCCTGGCAGAAGAAAAATTAAATTTGAATGGCCTCACCCTTTGGCCCGGGCTAACCGATGCCCATGTCCACCTGAAATACCTGGCTGAGAGCCGGGCAATTGTGAATTGCGAAACCGCCACAAGGGCTGAATGCCTGGCACGGATTGAAGCCGCCGCCCAACAGCTACCGGTTGGGGCCTGGATTCGCGGCCACGGCTGGAATCACAACCAATGGCCAGAAGGTTTGGGTACGGCAGCGCTGCTCGATCAGGTCAGTCACGGCCATCCCGCTTATCTCTCCGCCAAGTCCCTCCACATCGGTTGGTCAAACAACAAAGCCCTTGCCCTTGCCGGCTTGTCCGATTCCTCCCCCGACCCAGAAGGCGGCATCCTTCAGCGCGACCAAGAGGGACACCTGACCGGGATTCTGTTTGAAGCTGAAGCTGTGGACCTGGTGCTGGATGTGATTCCTGAATCGACCAAGGACACCTTGAAAAACCAAATCCAGGCACTTATCCCAGAACTCTTGCAGGTGGGCCTGGTGGGCGTTCATGACTTTGACGGTATGGACTGTTGGCTTGCCTTGCAGGAATTGCAGCAGGAGAACAAACTTAATTTCCATGTCCGGAAAGGGATTCCCTTCGATCATCTTGATGCATTCATTGGTGCCGGACTTAGGTCGGATTATGGGGATGACACCCTGCAAGTCGGCAGCGTCAAGCTGTTTTCCGATGGCGCTCTGGGCTCCCAGACGGCCGCCATGCTAGCCCCGTTTGAAGGCACGAACAACACCGGCGCACTGCTGTTGAGTGAGGATGAGATCTTCGAAATTGGAAAAAAAACTAGCCAAAACGGTTTATCCCTGGCCATTCACGCCATTGGTGATCGTGCAAATCGGGTCGTCTTAAATGCCTATACGAAACTAAGGGATTTTGAACAGGAACAGAGACTGCCGCACTTCCAACATCGCATCGAACACGTCCAAATCCTCTCACCGGAAGACTTACCCCGCCTGGCAGAGCTGGATATTGTCGCCTCTGTCCAGCCGGTCCACGCTCCTTCCGATATGGATATGGCGGATCACTTCCTCGGGAAACGCGCTGCACTTTCCTATGCTTACCGTTCACTGAAAGCTACCGGTGCAGAAATGGTCTTCGGTTCGGATGCTCCCGTGGAACCGGTCAACCCCTTCCACGGTCTGCATGCCGCCGTCACCCGCTGTCGTTTGGATGGCAGCCCCGGAAGCGATGGCTGGTACCCACAGGAACGGCTCTCGCTGGCAGATGCCCTGGATGGCTTCTCATCCGCACCTGCCCGCATTGCCAACCGAGGAACCAGGCAAGGACGGATCATTCCGGGCGCAAAAGCTGACTTGATTCTGCTAAAAGATGACCCCTTCACCCTCGACTCTCATGAAATTGGGGCCATTCAGCCCCTTGCAACCATGATTAATCAGGATTGGGTCTATCTCCACCCTGATTTAAGTATCGGAGTTTGA
- a CDS encoding ParB/RepB/Spo0J family partition protein encodes MARRPGLGRGLDALIPGDDSKEKQTAGSRSAQGILQIPIEKIKANPQQPRSAMDVEKLNELAASIREHGILQPLVVSTSSDAEGYTLVAGERRLRAAELAGLKMVPVIERIVTKQDQLELALIENVQRSDLSPLEMAEAYYQLAENFALTHEQIAERVGKSRVSVTNTLRLLNLPDKAREALMDGKITEGHARAILSLSNAQAQRAALNTIMNLGLNVRQAEALVKKMSGERPAAKPKAEPAPEIKELESRLRNHFGTKVNLNNGKKGGSLVIYYYSDEELNTILDKILSE; translated from the coding sequence ATGGCCCGTAGACCTGGTCTTGGAAGAGGATTGGATGCATTAATCCCTGGCGATGATTCAAAAGAGAAACAAACTGCGGGATCGAGAAGTGCCCAGGGTATCCTTCAAATTCCGATTGAGAAAATCAAAGCCAACCCCCAACAGCCCCGTTCCGCAATGGACGTAGAAAAGCTGAACGAGCTTGCTGCCTCCATACGGGAACACGGGATCCTGCAGCCCCTGGTGGTCTCCACTTCTTCGGATGCAGAAGGCTACACCCTGGTTGCTGGTGAACGCCGCCTGCGAGCTGCAGAACTTGCCGGATTGAAGATGGTTCCCGTGATCGAACGAATTGTGACCAAGCAAGACCAGCTTGAACTGGCCCTGATCGAGAATGTCCAGCGTTCCGATCTCTCACCGCTGGAAATGGCCGAAGCCTATTACCAGCTGGCTGAGAATTTCGCTCTGACCCATGAACAAATCGCTGAACGGGTCGGCAAGAGCCGCGTCAGCGTCACCAATACCCTCCGTCTGCTCAACCTGCCCGATAAAGCCCGTGAAGCATTGATGGATGGAAAAATCACTGAAGGCCATGCCCGCGCCATCCTCAGTCTTTCAAACGCTCAGGCCCAGCGTGCCGCACTCAACACGATTATGAACCTTGGCCTGAACGTTCGCCAGGCGGAAGCCCTGGTGAAGAAGATGAGCGGTGAACGCCCAGCCGCCAAACCCAAAGCAGAACCCGCCCCGGAAATCAAAGAGCTTGAATCCCGGCTGAGAAATCATTTCGGCACCAAGGTGAACCTGAACAATGGAAAAAAGGGCGGCAGCCTGGTGATCTATTACTATTCCGACGAGGAACTGAACACCATTCTCGATAAAATCCTGTCTGAATAA
- a CDS encoding GNAT family N-acetyltransferase gives MVREKPAATTFPPAIEASPEIYAQLAGFLNQNIQTHRHLDWFSSLDWIGYHPYLVEFNGDQIQAVLCAAAENADAAWVRLYAACRGLDPAEPWQRMLPQAIQQLQERGIKKLATLVLHPWFEALVKKSRFVNRQNIVVMEWQGTFPKKQKLNPEITIRPMHIDDLPAVEIIDHAAFPPLWQNSIQGLTKAFGQTGISTVAIKEGKIVGYQISTTMTIYGHLARLAVSPEHQHQGIAYTLIHDLLKQFERLGFWRITVNTQSDNKNSAKLYNRLNFKRTGEEITVFEVDI, from the coding sequence ATGGTTCGAGAAAAACCTGCAGCCACAACATTTCCTCCAGCGATTGAAGCCTCGCCCGAAATATATGCTCAACTCGCCGGATTCCTGAATCAAAACATTCAAACGCATCGTCATCTGGACTGGTTTTCATCACTAGATTGGATTGGCTATCATCCCTATCTGGTCGAATTCAATGGCGATCAAATCCAGGCCGTTCTCTGCGCGGCTGCGGAAAATGCGGACGCTGCCTGGGTCCGCCTCTATGCAGCTTGCAGGGGACTTGACCCAGCAGAACCCTGGCAAAGGATGCTCCCTCAAGCGATCCAACAACTACAAGAGAGAGGCATTAAGAAACTCGCCACCCTCGTGCTGCATCCCTGGTTCGAAGCGCTGGTGAAAAAATCCAGGTTTGTTAACCGCCAAAATATCGTTGTCATGGAATGGCAGGGCACCTTCCCCAAAAAGCAGAAACTCAACCCTGAAATCACCATCCGACCCATGCACATTGATGATCTGCCAGCGGTGGAGATTATTGACCATGCAGCCTTTCCACCCCTTTGGCAAAACTCGATCCAAGGCCTGACAAAAGCCTTTGGCCAAACCGGCATCAGCACTGTGGCGATCAAAGAGGGAAAAATCGTTGGCTACCAAATCAGCACGACTATGACCATTTATGGGCACCTTGCCAGGCTGGCCGTTTCGCCGGAACATCAGCATCAGGGGATCGCCTATACGCTGATTCATGACCTGTTGAAGCAGTTTGAACGCCTTGGATTCTGGCGAATAACCGTCAACACGCAATCGGATAATAAGAATTCAGCAAAGCTCTATAACAGACTGAATTTCAAACGTACGGGAGAAGAAATCACCGTATTTGAAGTGGATATCTAA
- a CDS encoding universal stress protein: protein MPDSKSPFEYNYALEDFRKARSKAELQRLRALITGKTDKLLPYDEITQRLHATGFSSKGLKEIPVDAIVGSVNRYQDFNHNFLPLHDEDRQRWATVKAMMTTPGSMGLPPIRVYKLGDAYFVLDGNHRVSIAKEMGLEMVEAYVTEIKPKVPLSPDDTPEDIILKEEYADFLVETQMDRILSDANLQLTFPGLYETLLEHIRVHRYYMGIEQKREIPWDEAVRDWYDKVYLPVVRVIREQDIMQEFPDKTETDLYIWILDHQTYMQQEIGWPIRTEKAASDLIEVQGKKVGSLITDFFEKTRQTLTPRKYDQTMRLNPRDLWDNRGSSLFMDILVAISGQGKSWFALDQAIQLAKMEQADVRGLIVVPEDEIDSKYQEEVEQNFSECMQEAGLNGNLVHVEGPIAETIIQRSRVNDLVVIRLSHPPVAKIFPRLGSGIRKLVRKCPKPILMVRNQVTTFDKMLLAYDGSSKGKEALYITTYLAAKYGKCISVLVVNDDKDKGQALLKEAKDYIGEMCTHVTLRRNVGIVSETILKAAQDESADCIVMGGYGLSPLMEALFGSTVDGVLRKTTVPVLVCQ, encoded by the coding sequence ATGCCTGATTCTAAGAGCCCATTTGAATATAACTATGCATTGGAGGATTTCCGCAAAGCGCGTTCTAAGGCGGAACTTCAACGCTTAAGGGCTTTAATTACCGGAAAAACGGATAAACTGCTGCCTTATGACGAGATCACGCAGCGTTTGCATGCCACAGGTTTTTCTTCCAAGGGCTTGAAGGAAATCCCGGTGGATGCTATTGTGGGCAGTGTTAACCGCTACCAGGATTTCAATCACAACTTCCTGCCTTTGCACGATGAAGACCGGCAGCGCTGGGCTACTGTCAAAGCGATGATGACCACGCCAGGCAGCATGGGGCTGCCGCCGATCCGAGTGTATAAACTGGGGGATGCCTATTTTGTTCTGGATGGCAACCACCGGGTATCCATCGCCAAAGAGATGGGCCTGGAGATGGTGGAAGCTTATGTGACGGAAATTAAACCCAAGGTACCGCTTTCGCCGGATGACACGCCGGAAGACATCATTCTGAAAGAAGAGTATGCAGATTTTCTGGTGGAAACTCAGATGGATCGGATTCTCTCGGACGCGAATTTACAGCTAACTTTCCCCGGCCTCTATGAGACCTTATTGGAACATATCAGAGTGCACCGTTATTACATGGGCATTGAACAAAAGCGGGAAATCCCCTGGGATGAGGCTGTCCGGGATTGGTATGATAAAGTTTACCTGCCTGTGGTCAGGGTCATCCGGGAACAAGACATCATGCAGGAATTCCCCGACAAGACGGAGACGGACCTTTATATCTGGATTTTGGATCATCAGACCTATATGCAGCAGGAAATCGGCTGGCCAATTCGAACTGAAAAGGCAGCCTCGGACCTCATTGAAGTGCAAGGGAAAAAAGTTGGTAGTTTGATAACGGATTTCTTTGAGAAGACACGTCAAACCCTCACACCTCGCAAATATGATCAGACCATGCGGCTCAACCCCCGAGACCTGTGGGACAACCGCGGGTCAAGTTTGTTCATGGATATCCTTGTGGCAATTAGCGGCCAGGGCAAAAGCTGGTTTGCACTTGATCAGGCCATTCAACTTGCAAAAATGGAACAAGCGGATGTTCGGGGACTGATCGTGGTTCCTGAAGATGAAATTGATAGCAAATATCAGGAAGAAGTTGAGCAGAACTTTTCTGAATGTATGCAGGAAGCTGGGCTAAATGGCAACCTGGTCCATGTGGAAGGGCCAATAGCCGAGACCATCATTCAACGTTCACGGGTGAATGATCTGGTGGTGATCCGCCTGAGCCATCCACCAGTCGCCAAGATCTTCCCGCGCCTGGGTTCGGGTATCCGCAAGCTGGTACGTAAATGCCCTAAGCCGATTTTGATGGTCAGGAATCAGGTCACAACCTTTGACAAAATGCTACTGGCTTATGACGGCAGTTCGAAGGGGAAAGAAGCGCTGTATATTACGACTTACCTGGCAGCGAAATACGGAAAATGCATCTCTGTGCTGGTTGTGAATGATGATAAGGACAAGGGTCAGGCCTTGCTTAAGGAGGCGAAGGATTATATAGGTGAGATGTGTACCCACGTCACCTTACGCCGAAATGTCGGAATTGTCAGTGAGACAATTCTCAAAGCCGCCCAGGATGAGAGCGCAGATTGTATTGTTATGGGGGGATATGGACTTTCGCCGTTGATGGAAGCCCTATTCGGTAGCACTGTTGACGGTGTTTTGCGGAAGACTACCGTCCCTGTCCTGGTTTGTCAGTGA
- a CDS encoding helix-turn-helix domain-containing protein — MVQIPEELHEKIKTIRMSLHFSIHDCAKLLGISQGNYLAFEKGETHLSLPDLEILALYFGLPLGAFFTDQYKRLYQLTLLQDSIRPHYQLLRQKVIRTQLSLERQAAGLTLEQLGEATGISLETLQGYEDDIVPIPLDDLQKICQQLGKHIDAFFPDDRQIAETLHLPGQNMDDLVEEDIFGEGDGLDESFVQILTKLREIPKADQAEIAREILYKLKAE; from the coding sequence ATGGTTCAGATACCAGAAGAACTCCACGAAAAGATCAAAACCATTCGCATGTCATTGCATTTCAGTATCCATGATTGTGCAAAGCTGCTTGGCATCTCACAGGGGAATTATCTGGCTTTTGAAAAAGGCGAAACTCACCTTTCTCTGCCCGATCTTGAGATCCTTGCTCTGTACTTTGGACTGCCTTTGGGAGCCTTTTTCACAGACCAATATAAACGTCTGTATCAATTAACCCTGTTACAAGACAGCATTCGTCCCCATTATCAACTGCTCAGGCAGAAAGTTATTCGGACACAGCTCTCGCTGGAACGTCAGGCAGCGGGTCTTACCCTGGAACAGCTGGGCGAAGCCACGGGAATCTCACTAGAGACTTTGCAGGGTTATGAAGATGATATTGTTCCAATCCCATTGGATGACCTGCAGAAAATCTGTCAACAACTCGGAAAGCATATTGATGCGTTTTTCCCTGATGACCGCCAGATTGCTGAAACTTTACACCTGCCAGGGCAAAACATGGACGATCTGGTTGAGGAGGACATTTTCGGAGAAGGAGACGGATTGGACGAATCATTCGTTCAGATTCTGACAAAACTTCGAGAAATTCCCAAAGCGGATCAGGCTGAGATTGCCAGAGAAATCTTGTACAAATTGAAAGCAGAATGA